ACGCCCTGCTCGGCTGGGAGCCCTTCCGCGCCGCCCAGTACGGCATCGCCCACCACTGCACGCTTGCCCTCAACCCCAAAGAGGCGAACGACCCCCGCTGCACCCCCGTCATCGACGCCCTGCCCCGCTATCTCGTCAAGGACTCCGTCGTCGCCGTCGGCGAGATCGGCTACGACTCCATGACCCCCGCGGAGGACCACGCGCTGGCCGCCCAGCTCCAGCTCGCCGCCGACCACGGCCTGCCCGCTCTCGTTCACACCCCGCACCGCGACAAGCTCGCGGGCCTCCACCGCACCGTCGACGTCATCCGCGAATCCGCTCTCCCCACGGAGCGCGTGCTGCTGGACCACCTCAATGAGACGACCGTGAAGCATGCCACTGACAGCGGCTGCTGGCTCGGCTTCTCCATCTACCCGGACACCAAGATGGACGAGGAACGCATGGTCGCGATCCTCAAGGCGTACGGAACCGAGAAGGTCCTGGTCAACTCCGCCGCGGACTGGGGCAAGAGCGATCCGCTCAAGACCCGCAAGGTCGGTGACGCCATGCTCGCCGCCGGTTTCACCGAGGACGACGTCGACCAGGTCCTGTGGCGCAACCCCGTCGCCTTCTACGGCCTCAGCGGCCGCCTCCAGCTCGACATCCCGGAACCGGAATCCCTGCACGAGGGCAACTCCATCCTCCGCGGCGGGGAATGAGGAGGCCGGCACATGCGCTTCCGCCACCCCGACGGCTCCACCGTCCACCTCTCCTACTGCACCAACGTCCACCCCGCCGAGACCCTCGACGGCGTACTCGCCCAGCTCCGCGACCACTGCGAGCCGGTACGCAAACGCCTCGGCCGCGACCGTCTCGGCATCGGCCTCTGGCTCGCCAAGGACGCGGCCCACGCCCTGATCACCGACCCGGCGGCGCTGCGCGGCCTGCGCGCCGAACTCGACCGCCGGGGCCTCGAGGTCGTCACCCTCAACGGCTTCCCCTACGAGGGATTCGGCGCCGAAGAGGTCAAGTACCGCGTCTACAAACCGGACTGGACCGACCCCGAACGCCTCGCCCACACCACCGACCTCGCC
The Streptomyces lunaelactis genome window above contains:
- a CDS encoding TatD family hydrolase; its protein translation is MRIFDPHIHMTSRTTDDYQAMYAAGVRALVEPSFWLGQPRTSPAGFFDYFDALLGWEPFRAAQYGIAHHCTLALNPKEANDPRCTPVIDALPRYLVKDSVVAVGEIGYDSMTPAEDHALAAQLQLAADHGLPALVHTPHRDKLAGLHRTVDVIRESALPTERVLLDHLNETTVKHATDSGCWLGFSIYPDTKMDEERMVAILKAYGTEKVLVNSAADWGKSDPLKTRKVGDAMLAAGFTEDDVDQVLWRNPVAFYGLSGRLQLDIPEPESLHEGNSILRGGE